The nucleotide sequence CCGCATGTTTTATTCTTGCTTCGCATTCAAGTAAATTTTTATTTAAATCAGAGCAGGAATTCATTTGCACAAGACAAACTTTCAAAGGAGCTTTCGGGGACATAGTTTTACTCGGAGGGAAATAATTAAGATCAATGAAAATACGATAGCTTAGTACAAAGTAAAGATGAGTAATAGACTGATCTAAAAATGGAATCGACTTAATCAAAGCAAAAAAAAGCACTTACATTGCTGTAAGTGCTTGATTACTAGAGTCGGAACGACAGGATTTGAACCTGCGACATCATGTCCCCCAGACAATCACCTAAGCATAAAAATGATCCCTTTAAGAGTGGTTTCGCAACCTTTTTGTTGAAATTATTGTCATGAAAACATAACCATAATTTTTGTAGTCTTCATCTACGTCTTGATTAATGAAAATGAGAGATAAAATGAATATTATTATAAGTACTAATAAACTTTTAATCCCACGACATTTATGTTATTTTTGTACTTTTTTATAGTATAACGACCGAGATTAGTGAGATTTGAACCTAAGCGAGAATCTTCACTGTAGCTCATGGTTCTGTATTTGATTTTATTGATCGACCGCTAGATTAAACATATTTTAAGCTCTAGAACTATCGAATAGCTTCGAGGCCTTCCTTGTCAATAACATGCAAAAGACGGCAAGCAACCTTTTCTGGATGTCTTGCATCTCGTTCCCATTTACTAATTGTATCGGATGTCACACCAACTATATCCGCAAATACTTTTTGTGAACAATGAAGTTTTTTTCTAATACGAATAATTTGTTTACCTGTGTAGTTAATTGGTGCAGGTATTGCAATATCCCTTGCAGTTAATTTCATCATTTCATCATAGTCATCTTGTGATACTAATCCTAGATTGAAGAGTTCTTCTGTTTCTTCTCTAGCTTCTTTTGCTATTCTACTCATTATCTTCACCTCTTTGTTCTTCTAGTTCGACTTCAAATAAAATCTTCGCTGTGATAGCGATGTCTAATTCGTTGTTGTTCCATTTTAAATACTGTTTAGCCATTCCTTTAAAGATTTGTTTCTCTTTGGTAGTTATGTTATCGGATTCATTTTTATTGAATACGAATAAGACATAAAAGTTATTACCTTGTTTGTAACCAACGATAAGCCTTGAACCACCCGATTTACCTTGATTAGAATTATTCGAGATACGTTTCTTGTAAAGGTTTCCACCAAGGTTGGCTTCAAATACACCTTTAATTACTTCATTTGAAGCGATGATTAAATCTTCTTGCTGTATGTCCTTCTCTTTATCAAGCCATTTCTTTACAGGCTTAGTCAATATTAGTCTCAAATATAATCCCATTTCTTTTTTGGTCTTTAGAACTATAGTCTTTAACATTAGTTAACGCAAGGTTCTGTTGATGTTTTTTAGTGTAACGTCTCGAGTAAATATGTTAGGGACCCTATAAGCAAGCTTTGCGCAAAGCTGGAATTGTGAAGGCCGGAACAATTCATACTCTGAGGCATAGTTTCGCGACGCATATTCTAGAAGATGGTTATGATATACGTGTGCTGCAAGAGTTACTTGGCCATAGTGATGTCAGTACAACACAGATTTATACACATGTTATGGGCGTTCATAAACTCAATGTTACGAGTCCTATTGATAAGCTTTGATACGTTCATTTATAAGGTAGTAATTAAATAGCTAATAAGCTACCATATTTAAATAGTTACCGCTTCGAAAATATTGATCGGAACTTTAGACCCTTTTCCGTATTTAGCCATAATAAGAATGGAAAGGTGTAATTAGAGAAGAAAAATTCATTTTAGAAGACACTCATAATTTAGGATTGAGTTTTGCAAGCTTTTTTTTGAGTAGAAAAAAGCACTTACATTGCTGTAAGTGCTTCATTACTAGAGTCGGAACGGCAGGATTTGAACCTGCGACATCATGTCCCCCAGACAATCATCTAAGCAGGAAGTTGATCCCTTTTTAGGTGGTTTTGCAACCTTTTTATTAAACTTATTGTCATGAACACATAACCATAACTTTTATAGTCTTTATCTACGTCTTTATTAATGAAAATGAGAGATAAAATGAATATTATTATAAGTACTAATAAACTTTTAATCCCACGACATTTATGTTATTTTTGTACTTTTTTATAGTATAACAACCGAAATCCCTTGCACATACTATTAAAGAATTTTAAAATTCCAGTAAGATAAGCTTGAGCCATATATTCCCTCCCAAGGATGAGCAAAAATGGAAAGGAGTGACCACCGAAAGCATCTCTTTTTCTAACTTGTAACAGAACAAAGCTAAGTGGGTTTAGTGTGAAAGTAACAGAAAAAAACCGTAGAAATTAATGCCAATTATCGGTGTAGATGTATCTAGCCGAAAATTAGATATTCATGATTTGAATCAGTTGTTATTTTAAATTTCTTCACTGTTTTGGAGCGAATATTATTATCTTTCATAAGTCTTGTAACTCTTTTATGATTACAATGGAAATCTTCTTCTTGGAAACCTTTTGAGACTTTTGATCTTTTATTACTGATAGTCGTGTTTCCTTATTTCTAGTTTTCAGATTAAAGGTCACTTACACACTTATTGTCTACATTTTGGGGTAAACTCCCTATGCCTAGTTAAAGTCAAATAAGGTGCACAACATTTTTGTCTATTAGTGAAATAATATATTCATAGGTTTTTACTGTATACTTCATCCTAGTGTAGTGTAAAAACGAAAAAAAATCACGTTCCGCAAAGTGTGTGCGACTAAAGAAGATATTAGTAAATGCGGAACGTGATTAGAATGATGAAATTTCGGATTTAATCCATTTCAATCTTTGCGATCGGGATAGCAGCTTCTGAAACACTTTTTCGGCTATAAGCGATTAAAGCTAAGCCAACACTCATCATAAAGCCACCACAGCCAAATAATGCCCAACGAGCGGACATGCTATTCGGTATAAAAAGAAGGATAAGAACAAAAGCACCATAGACGCAGGAAAGCCATCCTAGAACTTTTGCCTGATCTTTGTCATTGGCATGACCAATTTCTTTTTCGAAGTCAACTTCCTTGTTCATTTGCGTAAAGAAAGCCTCGACATTGGCATCGTATGCAGCGTCTTTTTTGTGGGGTATGTACTTAGTAGAAAGGAACCAAAGTGTACTCACAGGAATATTAACAAAAACATTAAAAGTCATTTTGTGTTCACGCATGTAAATTAAAAAATCTTCTGCATTGATGCTTTGAAAGAGGCTCATGGCGAGCTCACTATCCGATCCTTTATAGATAAGAGCCGAGATAATGAAACCCAGTAAAACAGTGCTCCAATCAGC is from Lentisphaera profundi and encodes:
- a CDS encoding helix-turn-helix domain-containing protein; the protein is MSRIAKEAREETEELFNLGLVSQDDYDEMMKLTARDIAIPAPINYTGKQIIRIRKKLHCSQKVFADIVGVTSDTISKWERDARHPEKVACRLLHVIDKEGLEAIR
- a CDS encoding type II toxin-antitoxin system RelE/ParE family toxin, whose product is MRLILTKPVKKWLDKEKDIQQEDLIIASNEVIKGVFEANLGGNLYKKRISNNSNQGKSGGSRLIVGYKQGNNFYVLFVFNKNESDNITTKEKQIFKGMAKQYLKWNNNELDIAITAKILFEVELEEQRGEDNE
- a CDS encoding IS3 family transposase, coding for MSNKRSKVSKGFQEEDFHCNHKRVTRLMKDNNIRSKTVKKFKITTDSNHEYLIFG